AAGGAAGCCGGCCCTAGCCAGACATCCCTGCATCTGTCCTTGGAATACGAACCGCACGGCGTCCTCGAGTTCCTGGGCGACAAGTTGCACATTGTTGAAAGGCAGGCTGAGTCAGACTTGAAGAAGTTCAAGGAGTACATCGAAAAGCAGGCGCCCGAAGCCGCAACTCCGGCTCCTGGGACCGCGACTACCGCTACCCCGACGACGGGAGCTGCTGCCGCCACGGGCGCCAGCGCAGCCTCGGATTCAACGCCGGTGATCGACCCCGCAACGCACGTGTTCGACCAAACCAACGGCTTGGTGGACCTGGAGGGCGACTCCGACGAAACTGCTGACAGCGACACCCGCAGCGCAGCTGAGCGAAAGGCAGATGAGGGCCGCGGCGAAGGCTTCATCCCACCGCTGGGCGGGCTGCCAGGGCAGCGGTAAGCCCTACGCACCGAAATGCCGCCCGGGTCAAGCGACCCGGGCGGCATTCTCTTGGTGAGCAGTCTCGTGTTGCAGGGACTTCCCTTACAGGGAGCCGGTTGCTTCCCCGTGTACGCTACTTACCCGTGTAGACGACGGCGGGAATCGCCGGAGCCTGCATGCCCTCACCAATGAAGAAGCTCGGGTGCGGGGGCTGGTTGTAGGCCACGTTTTCCCGTGCCACAGCTGTGCGGTAGACAGTGTCATGCATCAGGGTCCGGAGGCGAACCTCGGTGGGTGCGGTGGTGGTGTAGATCCGCAACTCAGTGCTGTCTGTGGACGGCCAGGCGATCTCTTCGCGCCAGTCGCCCAGGATGTCTGCCTGGATCGACGGGTTGCCCTTGGTGGTGTTGTTGCTGCGTGCACCCTCTGCCGTCAGCAGCCGATCGCTGGACTCGGTTTCCCAGTTCCACTTGGAGATGGTGGGAACGCCGCGGGACAAGGTTGCGTCGTAGTCGTGGTCCACCACTTCGCGGAGCAGGTCACCGTCCCACCATGCCAGGAAGTTCGCGGCAGGGATCTTCTCGGAGATCAGCTCGCCCTTGGCCGATACCAACTGGCCAACGGGGGAATCCCAGGCAGCCGTACCTCCTACGGCCCATCCTTCAGCCCCGGC
This genomic interval from Paenarthrobacter aurescens TC1 contains the following:
- a CDS encoding conserved hypothetical protein (identified by match to protein family HMM PF03364), with protein sequence MTTKVNKTIMVNVPVSTAYRQWTKFEEFPHFMGGVERVTRLSEDRLEWVAEIAGVHRRWEAKIVQQDLDRAVAWAAVEGARNAGWVDFKEAGPSQTSLHLSLEYEPHGVLEFLGDKLHIVERQAESDLKKFKEYIEKQAPEAATPAPGTATTATPTTGAAAATGASAASDSTPVIDPATHVFDQTNGLVDLEGDSDETADSDTRSAAERKADEGRGEGFIPPLGGLPGQR